From the genome of Miscanthus floridulus cultivar M001 chromosome 10, ASM1932011v1, whole genome shotgun sequence, one region includes:
- the LOC136486900 gene encoding uncharacterized protein has product MLRACTRISGAGAGAGGRRERFMASRCLIPFLSSSPYSSTHLPRQHQPQPPPAAAAAARPSRFRLLLARAAARRDDPEPAPAVEERRSLAVRTGELFLVLAALLLRGAGAGRRGGAAAVEEVEARDGVVWEQRPEDVDAERARRELTSPGFSFSAAGLLFPYHLGAAQCLMDRGYITEKTPLAGSSAGAIICAVIASGNTMQDALQVTKVLADNCRSKGTAFRLGAVLKDVLDEFLPDDLHIRCNGRIRVAITQLSWRPRGLLVDQFDSKEDVINAVITSSFIPGYLAPRPATFFRNRLCIDGGLTLFMPPTSAAETVRICAFPASLLGLQDIGISPDCNPENRASPRQLFNWALEPAEDETLDKLYELGYLDAAVWAEQNSTELITKNGQSLVAD; this is encoded by the exons ATGCTTCGCGCGTGCACACGAATCAGCGGCGCCGGCGCGGGCGCCGGCGGCCGACGAGAACGCTTCATGGCCTCCCGATGCCTCATCCCTTTCCTCTCTTCCTCCCCCTACTCCTCCACTCACCTCCCGcgccagcaccagccccagccgccgccagccgcagccgcagcggcGCGCCCATCCCGGTTCCGCCTCCTGTTGGCGCGCGCCGCGGCGCGGCGCGACGACCCCGAGCCGGCGCCCGCGGTCGAGGAGAGGAGGTCGCTGGCCGTCAGGACGGGGGAGCTGTTCCTGGTgctggcggcgctgctgctgcgcggggccggggccgggcgcaggggcggggcggcggcggtggaggaggtggaggcgagggACGGGGTGGTGTGGGAGCAGCGGCCCGAGGACGTGGACGCGGAGCGGGCGCGGCGGGAGCTCACTAGCCCCGGGTTCAGCTTCTCCGCGGCGGGGCTGCTCTTCCCCTACCACCTTGGCGCCGCGCAGTGCCTCATGGACCGCGGATACATCACC GAGAAAACTCCGTTAGCAGGCTCATCAGCTGGTGCCATAATCTGTGCAGTGATCGCATCTGGGAACACAATGCAAGATGCTCTGCAGGTGACCAAAGTTCTAGCTGACAACTGCCGGAGTAAAGGCACTGCGTTTCGCCTTGGG GCTGTACTCAAGGATGTCCTTGACGAGTTTCTCCCAGATGATCTTCACATTAGATGCAATGGAAGAATTCGTG TTGCTATTACTCAGCTATCCTGGAGGCCTAGGGGCTTGCTGGTGGACCAATTTGACTCCAAAGAAGATGTCATTAATGCAGTTATTACATCCTCCTTTATTCCTGG GTACTTAGCACCCAGACCAGCTACTTTCTTCCGTAATAGGCTCTGCATTGATGGGGGCCTTACATTGTTTATGCCGCCCACTTCTGCTGCAGAAACA GTCCGAATATGTGCTTTTCCAGCCAGCCTTCTGGGATTGCAAGATATTGGGATCAGTCCAGATTGCAATCCAGAGAACAGGGCTAGTCCAAGACAG CTGTTTAACTGGGCTCTGGAACCTGCTGAAGATGAAACTCTAGACAAACTATACGAGCTTGGGTACCTGGACGCAGCTGTATGGGCCGAGCAGAATTCTACCGAGCTTATCACCAAGAATGGTCAATCCCTTGTCGCTGATTGA